One window of the Janthinobacterium sp. PAMC25594 genome contains the following:
- a CDS encoding TonB-dependent receptor, giving the protein MHTTRLKLRDISRAAAIVIALAAGVPGQAWAQSNATSTIFGEVSAPAGATVVLENLATGVRRTLTPDTSGRYVANSMPPGRYAVRVLRAGSVEASQEVEALIGAGAEANFGPVGVAASVGQEQTVVVKASRNPIDVSNTNNGVIFTAKELKALPVGNDVASIVQLTPGVARGTNSVYGNAPSIGGSGQSENAFYVNGFPITNILTQVGASELPFGAISNLQVLSGGYGSEFGRSTGGVINITTKSGGNKVEFGGKVSIIPRSLKGTTENRYYPNTGANPGTDGTLKYWNRDNGSTSKVVGLYGSGPLIQNKLFAFVALEQTRTDGGAVAGARDDSDKVQPNGWRESKSKVDRMMAKLDYNLTDDHHFEYTKLYDRTTTDSQSYGFDYATLKRNNVPGGGSETTINCCGSSAAPGANVDIFKYTGYLTDQLTVTAMMGESRTSHRRMPNGYDPSLAQTVSNSDTRVPGLTYANPQAVTGTLVDPSSEDRQKAKRLDLEYKLGKHSLRGGIDRIDVESQVGLSLAGGYRWRYEKVKDPTLLINGAFETPAQGNGYGKDGYYVSKELNANLARPTSVQSAQYIQDHYQVTERVLLDLGLRREQFTNYSTDGVAFISQRNMIAPRVGATWDYLGDGTLKFFANGGRYHLPVPSNLSSNMASPFLATSEMYTYTGVDPVTGAPTGLHAISKPYSANNAYGQSRDAREVTAVGLKPLSQDEFSLGFERALSKKLVVGASVLYRKLNDTNDDTCDARPLQAWATRNSVDTANWSGFQCAIINPGRDNSLMVDFDDGKGLRRVDISAAEWGNPLPSRTYRALNMFVEHPYTNGWYGKLTYTLSGLKGNMEGQTDSIGGGDVGLTVSDDHKELMYNAYGYLPGDHRHAFKAYGFMQVIPDVMVGANLSLISGAPRNCIGALPDNLKFEGNYGDSYFYCNGKPAPRGSQGRLPWQAQLDMNVAYTPSAVKGLSLKVDVFNVFNSQTVTRYTETREDHGAISRNYLQVDGRTALRSVRFTAEYTY; this is encoded by the coding sequence ATGCATACCACCCGACTCAAATTGCGCGACATCAGCCGCGCCGCCGCGATCGTGATCGCACTGGCGGCCGGCGTGCCAGGCCAGGCCTGGGCACAGTCGAACGCCACGAGTACCATTTTCGGCGAAGTGAGCGCACCGGCCGGCGCCACCGTGGTGCTGGAAAACCTGGCCACGGGCGTGCGGCGCACTTTGACGCCCGATACGTCGGGTCGCTATGTGGCCAACTCCATGCCGCCAGGCCGCTATGCGGTGCGCGTGCTGCGTGCCGGTTCGGTGGAAGCGTCGCAGGAAGTCGAAGCCCTGATCGGCGCCGGCGCGGAAGCGAACTTCGGGCCGGTCGGCGTGGCCGCTTCCGTGGGCCAGGAGCAGACCGTCGTGGTGAAGGCGTCGCGCAACCCGATCGACGTGTCGAACACGAACAATGGCGTGATCTTCACCGCCAAGGAACTCAAAGCGCTGCCGGTCGGGAACGATGTGGCGTCCATCGTGCAGCTGACGCCGGGCGTGGCGCGCGGCACCAACAGCGTGTATGGCAATGCGCCGTCGATCGGCGGCTCGGGCCAGTCGGAAAACGCCTTCTACGTCAACGGTTTCCCCATCACGAATATCCTGACCCAGGTGGGCGCCTCGGAGCTGCCGTTTGGCGCGATCTCCAACCTGCAGGTGCTGTCGGGCGGCTACGGCTCGGAGTTTGGCCGCTCCACGGGCGGCGTGATCAACATCACCACCAAGAGCGGCGGCAACAAGGTCGAATTCGGCGGCAAGGTCTCCATCATCCCCCGTTCGCTGAAGGGCACAACGGAAAACCGGTACTACCCGAACACGGGCGCCAATCCGGGCACGGATGGCACCTTGAAGTACTGGAACCGCGATAACGGCAGCACCAGCAAGGTCGTCGGCTTGTACGGCAGCGGGCCGCTGATCCAGAACAAGCTGTTCGCCTTCGTGGCGCTGGAACAGACGCGCACGGACGGCGGCGCCGTCGCCGGTGCGCGCGACGACTCGGACAAGGTGCAGCCGAACGGCTGGCGCGAGAGCAAGAGCAAGGTTGACCGCATGATGGCCAAGCTGGACTACAACCTGACGGACGACCATCACTTTGAATATACCAAGCTGTATGACCGCACGACTACGGATAGCCAGAGCTATGGCTTCGACTATGCCACGCTGAAACGCAACAACGTGCCTGGCGGCGGGAGCGAGACCACCATCAACTGCTGCGGTTCGTCGGCCGCGCCGGGCGCGAATGTCGACATCTTCAAGTACACGGGCTACCTGACGGACCAGCTGACGGTGACGGCCATGATGGGCGAATCGCGCACATCGCACCGCCGCATGCCGAATGGCTACGATCCGAGCCTGGCGCAGACGGTCTCGAATAGCGATACCCGTGTACCTGGACTGACGTACGCCAATCCGCAGGCGGTGACGGGGACCCTGGTCGACCCATCCTCGGAAGACCGCCAGAAGGCCAAGCGCCTGGACCTGGAATACAAGCTGGGCAAGCACTCGCTGCGTGGCGGCATCGACCGCATCGACGTGGAATCGCAAGTGGGCCTGAGCCTGGCCGGCGGCTACCGCTGGAGGTACGAGAAGGTCAAGGATCCGACGCTCCTGATCAACGGCGCCTTTGAGACGCCGGCCCAAGGCAACGGCTATGGCAAGGATGGCTATTACGTCAGCAAGGAATTGAACGCCAATCTGGCGCGTCCGACCAGCGTGCAATCGGCGCAGTACATCCAGGATCACTATCAGGTCACGGAACGCGTGCTGCTGGACCTGGGCCTGCGCCGGGAACAGTTCACCAACTACAGCACCGATGGCGTGGCCTTCATTTCGCAGCGCAACATGATCGCCCCGCGCGTGGGCGCCACCTGGGATTATCTGGGCGACGGCACCCTGAAATTCTTCGCCAACGGCGGCCGCTACCACCTGCCGGTGCCATCGAATTTGTCGAGCAACATGGCCAGCCCCTTCCTGGCCACCAGCGAGATGTACACTTACACGGGCGTCGATCCCGTCACGGGCGCGCCGACGGGCCTGCACGCGATCAGCAAACCGTATTCGGCCAACAATGCGTATGGACAGAGCCGCGACGCGCGCGAAGTGACGGCCGTTGGCCTGAAACCGCTGTCGCAGGATGAATTCTCGCTGGGCTTCGAACGCGCCCTGAGCAAGAAGCTGGTGGTGGGCGCCAGCGTCCTGTACCGCAAGCTGAACGACACCAATGACGACACCTGCGACGCGCGTCCGCTGCAAGCCTGGGCCACGCGCAACAGCGTCGATACGGCTAACTGGAGCGGCTTTCAGTGCGCCATCATCAATCCGGGCCGCGACAACAGCCTGATGGTGGACTTCGACGATGGCAAGGGCCTGCGCCGCGTGGATATTTCGGCGGCAGAGTGGGGCAACCCGCTGCCATCGCGCACCTATCGCGCCCTGAACATGTTTGTCGAGCACCCGTACACGAACGGCTGGTACGGCAAGCTGACCTACACCTTGTCCGGCCTGAAGGGCAATATGGAAGGCCAGACGGACAGCATCGGCGGCGGCGACGTGGGCCTGACGGTCAGCGACGACCACAAGGAACTGATGTACAACGCGTATGGCTACCTGCCGGGCGACCACCGTCACGCCTTCAAGGCCTACGGTTTCATGCAGGTCATCCCGGACGTGATGGTGGGCGCCAACCTGTCGCTGATCTCGGGCGCACCGCGCAACTGCATCGGCGCGCTGCCCGATAATCTGAAGTTCGAGGGCAATTACGGCGATTCCTACTTCTATTGCAACGGCAAGCCGGCGCCGCGCGGCAGCCAGGGCCGCCTGCCGTGGCAAGCCCAGTTGGATATGAATGTGGCCTATACTCCCAGCGCCGTCAAAGGCCTGAGCCTGAAAGTGGACGTGTTCAACGTGTTCAACAGCCAGACCGTCACCCGCTATACCGAAACGCGCGAAGACCATGGCGCCATCTCCCGCAATTACCTGCAGGTCGATGGACGCACGGCGCTGCGTTCCGTGCGCTTCACGGCTGAATACACTTATTAA
- a CDS encoding TonB-dependent siderophore receptor gives MAAMVAVGLASTALAAEEEKLARVEVTGSSLKRINAETASPVQVINAKQIENMGALTLLQVLDNLPAARPAQQDFRSMFTGSDGGSQANLRGLGAQGTLVLLNGRRLSFYGAPAGFQTMFVNIDAIPAAAIERMEILTDGASAVYGSDAVAGVINVITKKSYQGLEARANGEFSPSVKAYGERQASVLYGLGDLASDGYNIYGSVNVYQRDRIALADTWQKRPAYFYANNPNFIPNMRVGVGSEPGVMNPGTFFVFDKAKNNARTQRAAPGCNTSITEASGSRCVWNALPNQLDTGPTSERATAYLSGRLKLGGDMEAFAEGAYTHIKMRGENGPSSFNSGSTNNWFARNTGNTLNTFVTPFLSPNNVYLKGKLDADMLAKMGGAAGLNYLLQDATGHFGQKNVDENYRALVGLRGSIGGGWDFETALSVAGSHSTLFQTANINIKGFEQAFGPFTKDPVSGRTYISDNPAYKFGEISDANAALVRAAYPTFAIESWTKLMTWDAKVEGTLFKLGEREVRAAVGTNIMRESFLTPGNADAANGLITQQGGSWFDGKRTIAAVFGEVVVPLSDTLEVNAAARLDKYPHFAANLAPKLGVIWRARPDLMLRGTYSEGFRAPNLAESGSGGVFAQVGGIRDTVRCDETNAMARALMKSKVATDADLGKSLLNSNCSTTVGGLTPPNQNLRPEKAKISTVGLVLQPAKDVSISIDYWFINRRDEIVRQDFNELFTELVDKYGPTLAGTSSAIRNDLTDTDRGNVAAVAAMCANPANAGVCAGGVPRYSVGNLGGLINSYSNRGRTLMDGVDIDARTRFALGDWGKLSTGIAATIRKRDTHDSEDGSDIKGNTVGYYDSPRYRATVNADWSYRNFVSSVFINYSGKTRWAYGPWDKDNTPENCTAASVSLPAGQCKGAPSYTTVNLAFSWKPIKHLDVGLNVKNAFNKQPYYDPNGWEGYNHSQDLFGRQFALSASYKFF, from the coding sequence ATGGCCGCCATGGTGGCGGTAGGGTTGGCGTCGACGGCGCTGGCGGCGGAGGAGGAAAAACTGGCGCGTGTCGAAGTGACGGGTTCCAGCCTGAAGCGCATCAACGCGGAAACGGCGTCGCCGGTACAGGTGATCAACGCCAAGCAGATCGAAAACATGGGTGCGCTCACCTTGCTGCAAGTGCTAGACAACCTGCCCGCCGCGCGTCCCGCGCAGCAGGACTTCCGCTCAATGTTCACGGGGTCGGACGGCGGCTCGCAAGCGAACTTGCGCGGCTTGGGGGCGCAGGGCACGCTGGTGCTGCTCAATGGCCGCCGCCTGTCGTTCTATGGCGCACCGGCCGGCTTCCAGACCATGTTCGTCAATATCGACGCCATCCCGGCCGCCGCCATCGAGCGCATGGAAATTTTGACGGATGGCGCGTCGGCCGTGTATGGCTCCGATGCCGTGGCCGGCGTCATCAACGTGATCACCAAAAAATCGTATCAAGGCCTGGAAGCGCGCGCCAACGGCGAGTTTTCGCCCAGCGTGAAAGCCTATGGCGAGCGCCAGGCCAGTGTCTTGTATGGTCTGGGCGACCTGGCCAGCGACGGCTACAACATCTATGGTTCCGTGAACGTCTACCAGCGCGACCGCATCGCCCTGGCCGACACCTGGCAAAAGCGTCCCGCGTATTTTTATGCGAACAATCCGAATTTCATCCCGAACATGCGCGTGGGCGTCGGCAGCGAGCCGGGCGTGATGAACCCGGGGACCTTCTTTGTCTTCGACAAGGCGAAGAACAATGCGCGCACCCAGCGCGCCGCGCCCGGCTGCAACACCAGCATCACCGAGGCGTCGGGTAGCCGCTGCGTGTGGAATGCGCTGCCCAACCAGCTTGACACGGGGCCTACCTCGGAGCGCGCCACGGCCTACCTGAGCGGCCGGCTGAAACTGGGCGGCGACATGGAAGCGTTCGCGGAAGGCGCCTACACCCACATCAAGATGCGCGGCGAGAATGGCCCGTCCAGCTTCAACAGCGGCAGCACGAACAACTGGTTCGCGCGCAACACGGGCAATACCCTGAACACCTTCGTCACGCCTTTCCTCAGCCCGAACAACGTCTACCTGAAGGGCAAGCTCGATGCCGACATGCTGGCCAAGATGGGCGGCGCGGCCGGCTTGAATTACCTGCTGCAGGATGCGACGGGCCACTTCGGCCAGAAGAATGTCGATGAAAACTACCGTGCGCTCGTCGGCCTGCGCGGCAGCATCGGCGGCGGCTGGGATTTTGAAACGGCGCTCAGCGTGGCGGGCAGCCATTCGACCCTGTTCCAGACGGCGAACATCAACATCAAGGGCTTCGAGCAGGCGTTTGGCCCGTTCACGAAAGACCCCGTCAGCGGCCGCACGTATATCTCGGACAATCCCGCCTACAAGTTCGGCGAAATCAGCGACGCCAACGCGGCGCTGGTGCGCGCCGCCTATCCGACCTTCGCCATCGAATCCTGGACCAAGCTGATGACGTGGGACGCGAAGGTCGAAGGCACCCTGTTCAAGCTCGGCGAACGCGAAGTGCGCGCCGCCGTGGGCACCAACATCATGCGCGAGAGCTTTCTCACGCCCGGCAACGCCGATGCGGCCAATGGCCTGATTACGCAGCAGGGCGGTTCCTGGTTCGATGGCAAGCGCACCATCGCCGCCGTGTTTGGCGAAGTGGTGGTGCCGCTCAGCGACACCCTGGAAGTCAACGCGGCCGCGCGCCTGGACAAATATCCGCATTTCGCCGCCAACCTGGCGCCCAAGCTGGGCGTGATCTGGCGCGCGCGGCCCGACCTGATGCTGCGCGGGACCTATTCGGAAGGCTTCCGCGCGCCCAACCTGGCCGAATCGGGCTCGGGCGGCGTCTTTGCGCAGGTGGGCGGCATCCGCGACACGGTGCGCTGTGACGAAACGAACGCCATGGCGCGCGCGCTGATGAAGTCAAAAGTAGCGACGGATGCTGACCTGGGCAAGAGCCTGCTCAATTCGAACTGCTCGACGACGGTGGGCGGCCTGACGCCGCCGAACCAGAACCTGCGTCCGGAAAAGGCCAAGATTTCCACCGTGGGCCTGGTGCTGCAGCCGGCCAAGGACGTGAGCATCTCCATCGATTACTGGTTCATCAACCGCCGCGACGAAATCGTGCGCCAGGACTTCAACGAGCTGTTTACGGAACTGGTGGACAAGTACGGCCCGACCCTGGCCGGCACGTCGAGCGCCATCCGCAACGACCTGACGGATACGGACCGTGGCAATGTGGCGGCGGTGGCGGCCATGTGCGCCAATCCCGCCAACGCGGGCGTGTGCGCGGGCGGCGTGCCGCGCTACTCGGTGGGCAACCTGGGCGGCTTGATCAACTCGTATTCGAACCGTGGCCGCACCCTGATGGACGGCGTGGACATCGATGCGCGCACGCGCTTTGCGCTCGGTGACTGGGGCAAGCTGAGCACCGGCATCGCCGCCACCATCCGCAAGCGCGATACCCACGACAGCGAAGACGGCAGCGACATCAAGGGCAATACCGTCGGCTACTACGATTCGCCGCGCTACCGCGCCACGGTCAACGCCGACTGGAGCTACCGCAACTTCGTCAGCAGCGTGTTCATCAACTACTCGGGCAAGACGCGCTGGGCCTATGGCCCCTGGGACAAGGACAACACGCCGGAGAACTGCACCGCCGCCTCGGTATCGCTGCCGGCCGGCCAGTGCAAGGGCGCGCCGTCGTACACCACGGTGAACCTGGCCTTCAGCTGGAAGCCCATCAAGCACCTGGACGTGGGCCTGAACGTGAAAAACGCGTTTAACAAGCAGCCGTACTACGACCCGAACGGCTGGGAGGGCTACAACCATAGCCAGGACCTGTTCGGCCGCCAGTTTGCGCTCTCGGCCAGCTACAAGTTCTTTTAA
- a CDS encoding TIM-barrel domain-containing protein produces the protein MKPLPLPRRALAACVLAALATLAAPGVQAAPIGNLTSLSAVHAADVAKGEALGWDLRSDTGVQLRISLPQADVLRIQAGGKGGLTGPGDKAAPIVVGQPAAQVAYQINEQPDHILISTEALSLRIDRKPLRFTLFRKGDLVPLWREVQPLSLDDKQGVQVLSSLPGERYFGGGQQNGRFEFKGKQVPVSYSGGWEEGDRPNPAPFLMSSRGWGMLRNTWSDGNYDLRDKEQISLQHAEGRFDAYFFVGKDLRDVVARYTDLTGRARMLPRWALEYGDADCYNDGDNVKKPGSVPKGWTDGPTGKTPDVVETVARQYREHDMPGGWILPNDGYGCGYTNLPETVKGLAGYGFRTGLWTENGVDKIAWEVGQAGSRVQKLDVAWTGKGYQFAMDANKSAYDGILNNSDSRPFLWTVMGWAGIQRYAVAWTGDQSASWDYIRWHIPTLIGSGLSGQAYASGDVDAIFGGSPETYLRDLQWKSFTPVLMGMSGWAAAERKHPWWFEQPYRDINRRYLKLKMRLTPYMYTLVREAEQSGAPLVRGLMWDYPQDPAAYTEAYKYQFLLGRDVLVAPVYRSQAVSGGWRKGIHLPQGTWYDYWDGRQATADAKGRDLDMQVTLDKLPVFVRAGAILPMYPEMLYDGQKPKDQLTLDIYPHGHSDYTLYEDDGNTRQYQGGAFSQQVIRMRQTAGDVQVDIGAVDGQYQGQEARRGYALRMLAGQAPATVRAGERLIAASADRAAYDKALDAWYFDLADRQGTLHVKVAAQDIRQPLILQVAGALAVARIDADFPAAPVPGRALPADAMQVVARPAEENGYPLENAFDGKPETWFRTVRSPSVKSGPHEWVIGFTERRLVDGIELAPRNDQHWKHGQVRDYEIYIGDNNGEWGAALARGTLKLQEGTQTINFPATAGRLLRFRVMSTQNPEGDGAASTDPMVTAAQAGPVARAFDAALATDVAPVTLSEFRVLEHRVAEGEEVQRYLSDLALPKHIAKDRPAGKAAEMRMNGLWFRKGLGVGPASRIDLQLAGNWNLLRADLGVDDSCRGAGGLQFQVWSGERLLYDSGLVTAPGVVKPEIDVRGLSQLSLRTLGARGAHPAQVCGNWANAVLTGTQGATVKSR, from the coding sequence ATGAAACCTCTCCCGCTTCCCCGCCGCGCCCTTGCCGCCTGTGTCCTCGCCGCCCTCGCCACCCTGGCCGCGCCGGGCGTGCAGGCCGCGCCTATCGGCAACCTGACAAGCTTGAGTGCCGTGCATGCGGCCGACGTGGCCAAGGGCGAGGCGCTGGGCTGGGATCTGCGCAGCGACACGGGCGTGCAACTGCGTATCAGCCTGCCGCAGGCGGACGTGCTGCGCATCCAGGCGGGCGGCAAAGGGGGCTTGACGGGGCCCGGCGACAAGGCCGCGCCCATCGTCGTGGGCCAGCCTGCCGCGCAGGTGGCGTACCAGATCAATGAACAGCCCGACCATATCCTGATCAGCACCGAGGCCCTGAGCCTGCGCATCGACCGCAAACCCTTGCGCTTTACCTTGTTCCGCAAGGGCGACCTGGTGCCCTTGTGGCGCGAAGTGCAGCCGCTGTCGCTCGACGACAAGCAGGGCGTGCAGGTGCTATCGAGCCTGCCGGGCGAGCGTTACTTCGGCGGCGGCCAGCAGAATGGCCGCTTCGAATTCAAGGGCAAGCAGGTGCCCGTGTCGTATTCGGGCGGCTGGGAAGAGGGCGACCGGCCGAATCCCGCGCCATTCCTCATGAGCTCAAGGGGCTGGGGCATGCTGCGCAATACCTGGTCCGACGGCAATTACGACTTGCGCGACAAGGAGCAGATCTCGCTGCAGCACGCGGAAGGCCGTTTCGACGCGTATTTCTTTGTCGGCAAGGACTTGCGCGACGTCGTCGCCCGCTACACGGACTTGACGGGCCGCGCGCGCATGCTGCCCCGCTGGGCGCTGGAGTACGGCGACGCCGATTGCTACAACGATGGCGACAATGTGAAAAAGCCCGGTTCCGTGCCGAAGGGCTGGACGGACGGCCCGACCGGCAAAACGCCGGACGTGGTGGAAACGGTGGCGCGCCAGTACCGCGAACACGACATGCCGGGCGGCTGGATACTGCCCAACGACGGCTATGGCTGCGGCTACACGAACTTGCCGGAAACCGTGAAGGGCCTGGCCGGCTATGGCTTTCGCACGGGCCTGTGGACGGAAAACGGCGTCGACAAGATCGCCTGGGAAGTGGGCCAGGCGGGCAGCCGCGTGCAAAAGCTGGATGTGGCGTGGACGGGCAAGGGCTACCAGTTCGCCATGGATGCGAACAAGTCGGCCTACGACGGCATCCTGAACAACTCCGACAGCCGCCCCTTCCTGTGGACGGTGATGGGCTGGGCCGGCATCCAGCGCTACGCCGTGGCGTGGACGGGCGACCAGAGCGCCAGCTGGGATTACATCCGCTGGCACATCCCGACCCTGATCGGCTCGGGCCTGTCCGGCCAGGCGTATGCATCGGGCGACGTGGACGCCATCTTCGGCGGCAGCCCGGAAACCTATCTGCGCGACCTACAGTGGAAAAGCTTTACGCCCGTCCTGATGGGCATGTCCGGCTGGGCCGCGGCCGAGCGCAAGCACCCGTGGTGGTTCGAGCAGCCGTACCGCGACATCAACCGCCGCTATCTGAAGCTCAAGATGCGTTTGACGCCGTACATGTATACGCTGGTGCGCGAGGCCGAGCAATCGGGCGCGCCGCTGGTGCGCGGCCTGATGTGGGATTATCCGCAAGACCCGGCCGCCTACACGGAAGCGTATAAATACCAATTCCTGCTGGGGCGCGACGTGCTGGTGGCGCCCGTCTACCGCAGCCAGGCCGTCAGCGGCGGCTGGCGCAAGGGCATCCACCTGCCGCAGGGCACGTGGTATGACTACTGGGATGGCCGCCAGGCCACGGCCGACGCGAAAGGGCGCGACCTCGATATGCAGGTCACGCTGGACAAGCTGCCCGTGTTCGTGCGCGCCGGCGCCATCCTGCCCATGTATCCGGAAATGCTGTACGACGGCCAGAAACCGAAGGACCAGCTCACGCTCGACATCTACCCGCACGGCCATTCCGACTACACCCTGTATGAAGACGACGGCAATACGCGCCAGTACCAGGGCGGCGCCTTCAGCCAGCAAGTCATCCGCATGCGCCAGACGGCCGGCGACGTGCAGGTCGACATCGGCGCCGTCGATGGCCAGTACCAGGGCCAGGAAGCGCGCCGCGGCTATGCGCTGCGTATGCTGGCGGGCCAGGCACCGGCCACCGTGCGCGCTGGCGAACGGCTGATCGCGGCGTCCGCCGACCGCGCCGCCTACGACAAGGCGCTTGATGCCTGGTATTTCGATCTTGCCGACCGGCAAGGCACCCTGCACGTGAAAGTGGCGGCGCAGGATATCCGCCAGCCTTTGATTCTGCAGGTCGCCGGTGCGCTGGCCGTGGCGAGAATCGATGCCGACTTCCCGGCCGCTCCCGTGCCGGGCCGCGCCTTGCCGGCCGACGCCATGCAGGTGGTGGCGCGTCCGGCCGAAGAAAACGGCTATCCGCTGGAAAACGCCTTCGACGGCAAGCCGGAGACCTGGTTCCGCACCGTGCGCAGCCCGTCCGTGAAGAGCGGGCCGCACGAATGGGTGATCGGCTTTACGGAACGGCGCCTCGTCGATGGCATCGAACTGGCGCCGCGCAACGACCAGCACTGGAAACATGGCCAGGTGCGCGATTATGAAATCTACATCGGCGACAACAACGGCGAGTGGGGCGCGGCGCTTGCGCGCGGCACCCTCAAATTGCAAGAGGGTACGCAGACGATCAACTTCCCCGCCACGGCCGGGCGCTTGCTGCGCTTTCGCGTCATGAGCACGCAAAATCCGGAAGGCGATGGCGCCGCGTCCACCGACCCGATGGTGACGGCGGCGCAGGCCGGGCCGGTGGCGCGCGCGTTCGACGCGGCGCTGGCCACCGACGTGGCGCCCGTGACCCTGTCGGAATTCCGCGTGCTCGAGCACCGCGTGGCCGAAGGCGAAGAGGTGCAGCGCTATCTGTCGGACCTGGCGCTGCCGAAGCATATCGCGAAAGACCGGCCGGCCGGCAAGGCGGCCGAGATGCGCATGAACGGGCTGTGGTTCCGCAAGGGGCTCGGCGTGGGACCGGCCAGCCGCATCGACTTGCAGCTGGCGGGCAACTGGAATCTGCTGCGCGCCGACCTGGGCGTGGACGATAGCTGCCGCGGCGCGGGCGGCTTGCAATTCCAGGTCTGGAGCGGTGAGCGGCTGCTGTACGACAGCGGCCTGGTCACGGCTCCCGGGGTGGTCAAACCCGAAATCGACGTGCGCGGCCTGAGCCAGCTCAGTTTGCGCACCTTGGGCGCGCGCGGCGCCCACCCGGCCCAGGTCTGCGGTAACTGGGCCAATGCCGTGCTGACCGGCACGCAAGGCGCGACCGTCAAGTCGCGCTAG
- a CDS encoding SIS domain-containing protein has translation MTTLLQRDIQTWRDIGGLHTAEEIAHQPAIWRALAGILRNEQASLAAFLGDALSNPQQRVILTGAGSSAYVGEIVADTLNAAWPAQIRAIATTTLLTHHELYLEADAPTLLVSFARSGDSPESLAAVELLRQVVPGARFLNITCNADGKLARQGANDSNTYNLLMPEGSCDRGFAMTSSFSSMLLAALSVLGQDTDLSRLDTLAQLGEQALRDWSAPVAELGSTPVQRVVYLGSGPLEALAKEAALKILELTGGRVMAMANTALGFRHGPKSAVTTESLVILLRSSKPLARQYEDDLLKELQRDSVAQRCLTVGIGADLSADAPAWPDAWLAPLWLLMAQQYALHQSALLQLRPDNPFAGGIVNRVVQGVTIYGHDQF, from the coding sequence ATGACTACCCTTCTTCAGCGTGACATTCAAACCTGGCGCGACATCGGCGGCCTGCACACGGCCGAGGAAATCGCCCACCAGCCGGCCATCTGGCGCGCGCTGGCCGGCATTTTGCGCAACGAGCAAGCCAGCCTGGCCGCCTTCCTCGGCGACGCGCTGTCCAATCCGCAGCAGCGCGTCATCCTGACGGGCGCCGGCAGCTCGGCGTATGTGGGCGAAATCGTCGCCGACACCCTGAATGCGGCCTGGCCCGCGCAGATCCGCGCCATCGCCACCACGACTTTGCTGACGCACCACGAGCTGTACCTGGAAGCGGATGCGCCTACCCTGCTCGTCTCGTTTGCCCGCAGCGGCGACAGCCCGGAAAGCCTAGCGGCCGTGGAACTGCTGCGCCAGGTCGTGCCCGGCGCGCGCTTTTTGAATATCACCTGCAACGCGGACGGCAAGCTGGCGCGCCAGGGCGCCAATGACAGCAATACGTATAACCTGCTGATGCCCGAAGGCAGCTGCGATCGCGGCTTCGCCATGACCAGCAGCTTTAGCAGCATGCTGCTGGCGGCCCTGTCGGTACTGGGCCAGGATACGGATCTGTCTCGCCTGGACACGCTGGCGCAGCTGGGCGAACAAGCCTTGCGCGACTGGTCGGCGCCCGTGGCGGAGCTGGGTTCGACACCCGTGCAACGCGTGGTCTACCTGGGCAGCGGCCCGCTGGAAGCGCTGGCCAAGGAAGCGGCCCTGAAAATCCTGGAATTGACGGGCGGCCGCGTGATGGCGATGGCAAATACCGCGCTGGGCTTCCGCCACGGCCCGAAATCGGCCGTCACCACGGAATCGCTGGTGATCCTGCTGCGCAGCAGCAAGCCGCTGGCGCGCCAGTACGAAGACGATTTATTGAAAGAACTCCAGCGCGACAGCGTGGCGCAGCGCTGCCTGACCGTGGGCATCGGTGCCGACCTGTCAGCCGACGCGCCGGCCTGGCCCGACGCCTGGCTGGCCCCGCTGTGGCTGCTGATGGCGCAGCAATATGCGCTGCACCAGTCCGCGCTGCTGCAACTGCGCCCCGACAATCCATTCGCCGGCGGCATCGTCAACCGTGTCGTGCAGGGCGTCACCATCTATGGCCATGACCAATTCTAA